From Triticum aestivum cultivar Chinese Spring chromosome 7B, IWGSC CS RefSeq v2.1, whole genome shotgun sequence:
tagttttagCTCTCATATTATTTCTCCGAATATTCCTATTTTTCCATAAAATCAATATCTTTTAAAATATATTGCAAAACATCCATGCAATAATGTGCAGGGCATCACCTAGTTCTCTCAACATGCATTTTCTTGCAGGTTCTCTCAACATACAATTGCCAACTCATCATTCCACTATGCATGGGAAAAGGCCCACCTTACATGCATCATGCATGCTGCTCATATGTAATAAATATTCTTACTAAAAAAATGTAATAAATGTTCTAAAACTACACAATAATTAAATACTATAAAACGTATGTATTTACTTCCAAATTCTCATGTGTTAATCCAAATACTAATTATTCATTCAACCAAATCTGATTGAAATAAATGCAAGCAATTTCCGCAACAACCCGCGGAGTATCATCTTTAGTAAACAAGGAATAAATGGAAACCAGATACTCTGAAGTCATGAAAGGGAACAAGTACCCATAGTACAGGGCATATATATAACAGCCCCCAAGGCCCTACTCTCTCTTCACACTCATATATCTTCAACAAGCAAACCTTCGAAGCAAGTCCAGCCAAATTGAAACTTCAAAACTATATCCTCATCGTCTCCAACCAGGCTAGCTCCACAGCAGAGCGCAAAAGACATTGTATGCATTGCTAGATTTTTCTTTGTAAATGTGACTTCGAGTTTGCCATTAATTTGTTGAATGAATATAGAACCTTAATTAGTGGAGCAAATTAACTGCCCTACCTGCTCTAATAGGTATAATGTAGCTAAACAATACTAGCTCCAAGTTTTATAGGTTAAGCAAATTAAGGCAAACTCGAAGCCACATATACAAAATTTTCCTTTATACACATTTTGATGCATTCCGTACCAAGGTAGATCGACGATCAAATGAACCAGGTCTTAACAAAAACATGAAAAACAGGAGCTGATCAGATCAACAGTACTATAGCATGGCAGCTAGCTAGGCAAAGCTCCATTTAGCTACTTGGAGAACCTGAGGAGGTCGGCGGCCTCACAGCCGAGGTACTGCAGTGGCATTCTCTGCATGGAGGAGGTGCTGCCGCCTCCAAGCTGCTCCATGAGCTGCTGCTGATGCTGCTGTTGATAAGGCGCCAttgatgctgctgctgcggcggcggcaaCCTTGCCCTGGAAGAGCTGGTCCAGGTTCTGGTGCGAGGCGAGGAGCTTGTCCAGGATGGACCAGTCCGTGCCGGGGAAGCGGGggtcgccgccaccgccaccgccactgcCACCGTGGTGGAGCATTCCGTTGGTGCCGCTCGAAGTGAGCTTCATCAGGTTCTGTGAGCACTCGAGCTCGTGCGAGCTCATGGCAACGGCAGCCGGTGCgccggggaggaaggaggagagcgtcTGCTGCTCGTGCTCGGCGCTCATGAGCTGCGGGAGCTGCATGGACGCGTCGAAGGAAGGGAAGTCgtagtgctgctgctgctgctgctgcatgaggTGGCCGGGGCTGTGCATGATGTGCTTCTGGTCCGTGATCATTTGCATTGCGCCGGCGGCGGAAGATGGAACCgggaaagggtggaggagctcGTCGTCGTCGTACCCCGCCATCCCCGCCGGGTTCATGCCTCTCGTGTAGCTCTTCTTGGTGAAAACCCTACACACCACCCAGCCATCTTCCTGCATTCCGGACCAAAATATATGTACTGGTAAGAAAAGATGGACATATGCATGAAACCGATATCAGTTTGTGGCCGATGAATCTTTTGCCTACCTGGACCTCAACGTTGTCTTCGTCTAGGCGGTACTCGTGCATGATCCAGTCGGTCTTCTTGCCGTGGGGAGCCCTCCCGACGTAGAACACCAGCGTCTTCCTCATGCCGATCCTCCTGGCGCCGCTGCCGAGGAAGATGGCCTTGTCGCGGCCCGTCGCCTTCCAGAACCCCGCCGTGGTGGCCCGGTTCGTCCTCGTCCCCGTCGGGTACTTCTTGTCCTTGTGGCTGAAGAAGTACCACTCGTTCTGCGGCCCTGTGCCTATCCTGCACCGATCTGCATGCCATTACATGACACCGCACATATAGTTTGTCAGCACGATCGAGTTAATTAATACTCCATCAGTATATTAACTATAGCTGCCTGAATACGGGGGGCTCGATCGGCTTTTGGTCACCTACCTTTGAGGTCCCATGGCTCGAGCTTGTTGAGGTCGATCTCCCTGATGACGTCAAGATCTATGGCCTCATAAGCGACCTTCTTCCTCAGGTAGTAGTAGAGGAGCTCCTCGTCCGTCGGATGGAACCGGAAGCCCGGTGGCACCGACAGCGCGCCGCCACTCGGATGCATGCTAGCTCTCTCCCTCGCCGGCTCCCCCCTAAGATCGATCTGAGAAGAAGAAGCAACACCAAATCAAAAGCTCCTCTCACATTAACAGCTTCTTTCCTCTATGTACCTTCCTCATCATCCATAGTGGTAAACGAACAAAAGGAAGAGCACAAACCTTGGAAATCTCCTGCTGCCTTTTGATCGAGTCTGGCCGCCTGGTTGCTCCCCAAGGCAACGAGgtacaaagagagagaagcaagagAAACAGGAGGAAGACGATGGTGCAAGGGAAGTGAAGAGGATGTGTATGGGTTATATGGAAAGGGGCAGCTGCGGGGCAGCAGGGTTAACCGGTCCAAGATGCTCACCAAAGACAAACCCTAGGTCTATAAAATGTTGTATATACTGCCTGTGCTGTGCATGGATGCATGGGTTTGAGCTGGCGATTGGTGCTATACTATATAGGTAGCTAAATTCTTTACGAGAGCATTGACCATGCTGATAGAATCACAGTACTAGAGTCCATGCACATGTAGCAATATGGACCAGGCATGTCTTGGGGCAGTTTTGGAAGGACTAAATGAAAAGAAGGGGTATTGTCCCTTGATTAGGGGACCCTGCCCCAAAACTGGCCTCAGAAGGAGCGATCTGGTGTCTCCATCTGGAACAGTAATGTATTATTCCTGTGTGATCTTTTGTAGATGCGCCCCTGCCACAAAAAATTATCGAGGCCGATTATCTAGACTTGGTGTTTGTTTTTTCTCAAAGGAAAAAAATGTGTTGGAGAGAGCAAAGTGAGCAAGGGTTAGTCTGTAAGAAGTACTATGTGGTAGAGTGGTAGACTATCCGTGCTCCAGTTTGGACTCTGCACGTGGGAGTCAGGGGAACGGGGGAATTAAACCTCTAATTCCATCGTTCCGAATCCCAATCTCTCCATTCTTCTTCTATTCCCTGCAAATCGCCTTACTTTATTTGCACCGCTCGCGCTTTAGATTAATGCCTAATCTTGTGATCTTGTCTTGGCCGTAGGAATGACTTTTGTTACTTTACTCGTCCCGATTAGAGATCTCAGCCTAGGTGAATTTGAAAGTTGAGTTACTAATTAGTGACTTTGCGTAagttcaaaataataataaaattaggGACTTTGCGTGGCAGCTCGTCTTGAAGTTTCTTAACGAGCTAGCACATTGTCAACTGTCTGTCCAGCCAGACGACTGGTAACTTTCTGGATATATGGTTAAGGTTTAGCATTTCATTCGCAAAAGGTGTAGCACTTCGGTATGGTGTACTACTACTTTCTGGATCTATATATATGGTTAAGGAGTAACAGATATATGACAATAAACGATTTTATATGCGTTTTCTAGAGGTTATATATAAGTCACATACAGTTTTCTGCATAGGAATTAGGATCTTTACGCATGATTGACCATATGATTACTcccgcaaaaaataaaataaaaaaattgaccATATAATTACAGCGTATGTAGGAAGGCGTACGTCATGAAACTCACACGGGGTAAAAGATCACATATATACGGGCCGGGAGATGGCGTATTTGAAGTGCTACATGTACAGTGCATCACATTGATCAAGGTGACATAGGGAACCAAAGCAACGTAGAGACACAGTCAGTGCATGCACAGCTAGCTAGGGAAGAAATGAATTAAGACACGAAAACTTCCACGTACGCGCTTGCGCATTGGGTTATCTCTCATCTCTGCGTCGTGGTCACGCATGTAGGAGTACCTACGTACGCACACGATGGCAAGCTAGCTAGACAGCAATTCGTGGAACGTCGGCACAACGATCGAGAGTGACCCTCTGTGAGTAGAAGAGCACTAATATTGTTTGGGGAAAAAAAGGGGAGGAGACTGTACAAAAACGAAAATTCTAGACTAACGGAGTACTGCGGGCGTTTTACACGATCCCCCTGTTAACTAATCTTCAcagccccctgattttcagggggtgtggGCTCCTCATCCCCTTTCCTTCCGATCAAGTTATCCCAGCTAAGAATGCCCGTAAATCTCAGTAAAAACCACCCCGTGCATGTAGCATTGCTCGTACAAAAATCTCCTAGTGTGCACTCTCCGCGATTTGCCGACACCTGTCTAACCAAAGTGACAGGTGTCTGACACTCACCCGTGTTCATGACTCGCGCGATGGCTTCTCGTTCTGCACGATCTCGACACAATTCTAGGACCGAGGGAATACGCTGGGAAGTGAAAGTGAGCCCAAGGAAGGAGCGATGCATGTGGCGAACTGATTACATGGAATGCTTTAGCTTGACAGGTGGCGGTAGATCGTAGAGGGCACCCACGAGAGGAGATCTGCGTACGGTCTGCACCAACTTTTTCCCTATTGTTTTGACATGATGATATATCACTATCAACTAAAATGAAATCATCTAATTGTCGGTGTGTTCTTAAGACTCGTTTAGTTGCCATGTGTATAAGTTTTTTATATACAGACATACTATTCCTGACGACTTTTCATCGTTTTTTGGCCCACAAGATTAGTCATGTTTTCGGTAGAATCTTTCCTATGGCGCTCCATACGTGTTAAAAATTAGGCAGTGCTAGCCCTAGACCCGGCGATATGAGCCACCCGATCAAATCCCCCCTAGCTCGCTTGCGTGTGTACTCTTGGGTGTAGTTGCCACCGCCGTGAGTGTTGTTGGTGTCGAAGAACTTCATTGCATCATCGCCATCCCCTCCCCTTGCAGTAGCGTGGTGACAGGTTGCAGCAACACTAACAAGCTTTGTAGCACCTCGgtaagggcatttctaaccgattcCCTAAAAATAACGGAGCATCCGGCAGAGTAAAAGCTCAGTAGAGTATATATACTCCACAAAAATTTCACTGGACCTAGCCGATCcccatatatataattttttattgcatcACATATTTGGCCACCGAAACACATTTCCTTACTTCTTTATTTCATCCAACGATATTGAAGTACATAATTCACCAACTCTTCGCCACaagagcaagaccaaagaaaacaagaaccataattagacattttaaaagatatccaattttcctaactgctcccactagttggattactatcttctctatgtcttcattgttgatctgcggattcttgaGCTTCAATATTTTTTTCTGCGTCGATTCTAAAGAAATAGATGTTGCTTCAcatctaatctcatctctagcctcagTTCTAGCAACGAGTGCACGAACATCTATCAATTTTCGTGCTATCAATAGatcgatgtattcttcttcccaataccaaaacttgcatccatcctacaCATATAGATGAGCAGACAATGAGCTACCGATGCGCCAAATCCGGTGAAGAACCGAATGAAAACAAAGCACATACCCCATCATTTGTGCACTTGAAGAACACGCCACGATGTTTTGGCGTGGTAGAGGCTCAACGCACCACCTGCTGCATGTAGTCGTCGCAATGTATGACTGGCAATGGTGAGCCAGCGAGCTGCTGCGCCAGCGCCGACCCTGGGCGACGGCAGGGCGTGTATTTGTCGGTGAACCTTCAACGGGAGAGATTCGAGTGGCTAGTGGAGGAGCCGGTACCTGCATGTGGCCCAAAGGCGTTGTCGAGGCTGTGCGGTCTGCTTCACGGCCAATCCATGGCAAGACGCAGCCACCGCCCGTATGAAACGCCAAATCCGGCGACGATGGGAGCAGCCACAGATCCACCACTTCTTCGTCGGAGACGGGAGGAGGAGGCACAAATCTAAGTGGTACAGGACGGCGGCAGAGCCTAcggaggggcggcggcgatgggcgggTGCCGACAGGGGGTGGGAGGGCGGCGCAGGTGCATATGCGGCAcgggaggggaggggggaggtaGTGGAGGGGAGGCGCGACTTTTACTCtgccgccgcgcgatggagtaacTATAGGGTGATTTTTAGGGCAGGAGTGAAAAATTTACTCCTTTACGGCGGATAATGGATTGGCTAGTCCTGATTAGAGGATCGGTTATAAGGGTAGGTTAGAAATGCCCTAAGCTTGCAGCATTGGCGACTCTTTGCTACACCGATGCTGCCCCTTTTAAGTGTCCGTGATGTCCCCATTTTGGCAGTGCAGCACCAGTGCCAGTCTTGTAGCGCCCTGACGGCATCTGCATCATTACGATGCACACAACCATATTTAATTAAAATTCAAGACCATCAATCTCTAACACCAACATAGTACTCAAAAGTAAAAGACAAGCCACGACCGGCACAAATCGAGATATTCTTTTACCCTCACTAATGTTGTAAAGGCGTAGATATTTTTTGGTGAGCTATGTGTTTCCAAACCAAATATCCTCTCAGAATCTCACTTGAGAGCCATCTTTGTTGTTAAACATCCTAAGCTGTAAGAAAATCCCGTTTTACATTCATGAGGCCGGGCAACAAATTGGAGTTCCTGATTCCACTCTACTTAAGACTCTTGGATCTCCCAAGTATTTATCTTGGATAAGTTCCTGCCACATGCCGTCCTCCTTGATTAACTTAGACAACCTTGTTGCATTGTTGACTGAAGTACCTGATTATTTCTCTTACTTGCATTGTTGGCTGAAGTGCCTCTTACGCTATCTAGCGCGCTCGCTTCGATGCACAAATGCTCTTACAGGAATCTGGTCAACATCCGAGGTTCAGCTAGACAAAACTGATTAGATTATATCACAGATGAACGGATTATTGTAAATTTATCTGTTCATTCCAACTTAACAACTGATCCGTAGCAGGTAGATTGTCCTCACAAATTAACTGTCCGGACACTTCCTGAAGTTGAAGGAGGTTTTTACGTACGTGTCATGCACCACATTAACTTGCAAGCTTTTGATGATCACACTTACCAATCTCACGGCCAACTTACAGcaactccagccgcgcccccaatagGCTCCCCCAAGGCGATTTGTTTGAGCTGGCGCCCGAAAACAGGCCCAGTCGCGCCCtcaggagcccgtttttcgccggttagGCCCGAAATTGGTGCCGGCGGACACAGGCCGAACCCGATGCGCTGGGGGCGCTGGGGCAATC
This genomic window contains:
- the LOC123160805 gene encoding NAC domain-containing protein 76-like; protein product: MHPSGGALSVPPGFRFHPTDEELLYYYLRKKVAYEAIDLDVIREIDLNKLEPWDLKDRCRIGTGPQNEWYFFSHKDKKYPTGTRTNRATTAGFWKATGRDKAIFLGSGARRIGMRKTLVFYVGRAPHGKKTDWIMHEYRLDEDNVEVQEDGWVVCRVFTKKSYTRGMNPAGMAGYDDDELLHPFPVPSSAAGAMQMITDQKHIMHSPGHLMQQQQQQHYDFPSFDASMQLPQLMSAEHEQQTLSSFLPGAPAAVAMSSHELECSQNLMKLTSSGTNGMLHHGGSGGGGGGDPRFPGTDWSILDKLLASHQNLDQLFQGKVAAAAAAASMAPYQQQHQQQLMEQLGGGSTSSMQRMPLQYLGCEAADLLRFSK